In cyanobiont of Ornithocercus magnificus, the following are encoded in one genomic region:
- a CDS encoding glutathione S-transferase family protein translates to MSTTAAQEPLRWSELEALVLPEPDLVNGSTSSQAILRLFGQTESGVRITFYRDRHAWCPYCQKVWLWLELSRVPYRVKKVNMRCYGSKETWFLQKVRSGMLPVLDLDGRLIKESDVILLELEKAFKPLGTMLNSSYAFRIRNLERLLFHSWCAWLCNPGLSEQREKQAKKQFQEVAYQVEAEMSPGPWIDPATYIDGRIGPGSLDIIFIPYLERMNASLAYYKGYLLREEHLGIHRWFCSLERLKTYRGTQSDFHTHAHDLPPQMGGCWKSDSAGQREIAHQIDIGNGMGERESSWIDADLNDQAKIALGRVFKHRDSLLRVNPLGSSNFDQPLRCALTKLITGKLVQPTVGSAPGLRYLRDRISVPRDMPLLAARLLRQSLEATASLDGSGQGKPIPLRNRLDQDPMSFQGNPRFSKRERN, encoded by the coding sequence ATGTCAACGACAGCAGCCCAAGAACCTCTTCGATGGTCAGAGCTTGAAGCATTAGTCCTTCCTGAACCAGACTTAGTAAATGGATCTACTAGTTCTCAAGCAATTCTCAGGCTTTTTGGCCAGACAGAATCTGGTGTACGCATAACTTTCTATAGAGATAGACATGCATGGTGTCCTTATTGTCAGAAGGTTTGGCTGTGGCTTGAGCTCTCAAGAGTTCCGTATCGCGTTAAAAAGGTAAATATGCGGTGCTATGGTAGTAAAGAAACCTGGTTTCTTCAAAAGGTCCGTAGTGGAATGCTGCCAGTACTAGACCTTGACGGCAGGTTAATTAAGGAAAGCGACGTCATTCTCTTAGAACTTGAAAAGGCATTCAAGCCTCTTGGAACAATGCTCAATAGCTCTTACGCGTTTAGGATTAGAAACTTGGAACGCCTTCTATTTCACTCCTGGTGCGCCTGGCTTTGCAATCCAGGATTAAGCGAGCAGCGAGAGAAGCAAGCAAAAAAGCAGTTCCAAGAAGTTGCTTATCAGGTAGAGGCAGAAATGTCACCAGGACCGTGGATTGACCCAGCAACTTACATTGACGGCAGAATAGGTCCAGGTAGTCTAGATATAATATTCATTCCTTACTTAGAGCGGATGAATGCATCTCTCGCATACTATAAGGGCTATCTACTACGGGAAGAGCACCTAGGTATCCACCGTTGGTTTTGTTCACTAGAAAGACTCAAGACGTATCGCGGCACACAAAGCGATTTTCATACACATGCCCATGATCTTCCTCCACAAATGGGTGGTTGTTGGAAGTCAGATAGTGCTGGCCAGAGGGAAATCGCACACCAGATTGATATAGGAAACGGTATGGGGGAAAGAGAAAGCTCTTGGATAGATGCCGATCTTAATGATCAAGCTAAGATAGCTTTAGGAAGAGTCTTTAAACACAGGGACAGTTTACTGAGGGTTAATCCCCTCGGAAGCAGTAATTTTGATCAACCACTTCGCTGTGCTCTAACTAAGCTAATTACAGGAAAACTTGTCCAGCCAACTGTAGGTAGTGCACCAGGCCTACGATATCTACGCGACCGTATATCAGTCCCAAGGGATATGCCGCTACTAGCAGCTCGTCTACTACGTCAATCACTTGAAGCAACAGCCTCTCTCGACGGCAGTGGCCAAGGGAAGCCAATACCGCTACGTAATCGGCTCGATCAAGACCCGATGTCCTTCCAGGGAAACCCTCGTTTTTCTAAGAGGGAAAGAAATTGA
- a CDS encoding ribokinase — translation MNRLPSLNLAVVGHIEWMTFLQVDYLPAPGLVGHTLQSMEEPAGGGSVCAVQMANITGSRVQFFTSLGRDEAGQRSAERLQGLGLELHIAWRDGVTRRGISMVDGNGERAITVIGDRLQPEGNDSLPWEHLASCDGVFVTATDAAALHYCRKAKVLVATPRLHLARLREAGIKLDALIGSALDPGERLPNKLGFPTPKWQIATEGSAGGRYEPGGGHYKAALTPGPVVDSYGCGDSFAAAVTIGLAAEWTIEQALALGAEVGAQCTSWFGPYPPSLQAKLSQEPNTN, via the coding sequence ATGAATAGACTCCCCTCATTAAATCTCGCAGTAGTCGGCCACATTGAATGGATGACTTTCCTTCAAGTGGATTATCTGCCAGCTCCAGGCTTAGTAGGCCACACCCTGCAGAGTATGGAGGAACCTGCTGGTGGTGGAAGTGTCTGTGCTGTGCAGATGGCAAACATTACCGGGTCTCGGGTACAGTTCTTCACATCATTAGGCCGCGATGAGGCTGGTCAGCGTAGCGCTGAACGTCTGCAAGGACTTGGCCTCGAGCTACATATCGCCTGGCGTGATGGGGTAACTCGACGAGGAATTAGCATGGTAGATGGCAATGGCGAACGTGCTATTACTGTTATTGGCGATCGCCTTCAACCAGAAGGTAATGATTCACTACCTTGGGAACATCTGGCAAGTTGTGACGGTGTGTTCGTTACAGCAACTGATGCTGCAGCATTGCACTACTGTCGCAAAGCTAAGGTCCTTGTAGCCACACCTCGCTTACACCTCGCCAGACTACGTGAAGCAGGGATCAAGCTTGATGCTTTGATTGGTAGTGCTCTCGACCCAGGAGAGCGGCTTCCAAATAAACTTGGCTTTCCCACCCCGAAATGGCAGATTGCCACTGAGGGATCTGCAGGTGGACGATACGAACCGGGAGGGGGGCATTACAAAGCTGCACTGACACCTGGTCCTGTAGTCGATAGCTATGGTTGTGGAGATAGCTTCGCAGCAGCAGTTACAATTGGACTAGCCGCTGAATGGACTATTGAGCAAGCCTTGGCTCTAGGCGCTGAAGTAGGAGCACAATGCACTTCCTGGTTTGGGCCTTATCCACCTTCTCTGCAGGCAAAACTAAGTCAAGAACCAAATACTAACTAG